The Nocardia arthritidis genome has a window encoding:
- the gyrB gene encoding DNA topoisomerase (ATP-hydrolyzing) subunit B produces the protein MRYRPVAAKDANPGNGNYGASSITRLEGLDPVRKRPAMYIGSVGELGLHHLVWEIVDNSVDEAIAGFATRIDVRLLADGGVEVADDGRAIPVEMHETGRPTVEVVMMELHAGGKFDSNAYAVAGGLHGVGLSVVNALCRRVELEIDRDGYHWTQHYTMARPGELVRGARTDRTGNTTRFWPDAEIFETTTFDFETVARRLQATAFLNSGLTITLTDERIAENDEIPTELTYHYPGGLADFVRHINRTKQPIHNSVIAFSGKDIGYELDVAMQWNSGYSESVHTFANVINTHEGGTHEEGFRAALTTVVNKYARDKKLLKDRDGNLTGDDIREGLAAIVSVKVGAPQFEGQTKTKLGNTEVKSFVQRMCNEHLTDWFEANPADAKTIINKAVSSAQARTAARKARELVRRKSAGDLGGLPGKLADCRSKDPHRSEIYIVEGDSAGGSAKSGRDSMYQAILPLRGKIINVERSRIDKVLKNNEVQSIITAFGTGIHDEFDISKLRYHKIVLMADADVDGQHITTLLLTLLFRFMRPLIEQGHVYLAQPPLYKLKWQRAEPEYAYSDRERDTLLATGTAAGKKINKDDGVQRYKGLGEMNAKELWETTMDPSTRLLRRVTLDDAAAADELFSILMGEDVEARRGFITRNAKDVRFLDL, from the coding sequence ATGAGGTACCGGCCGGTGGCTGCCAAAGATGCCAACCCGGGCAATGGGAACTACGGCGCGTCCAGCATCACGCGCCTGGAGGGGCTCGATCCGGTCCGCAAAAGACCCGCGATGTATATCGGCTCCGTCGGTGAGCTCGGACTACACCACCTGGTCTGGGAGATCGTCGACAACTCCGTCGACGAGGCGATAGCCGGATTCGCGACGCGGATCGACGTGCGGTTGCTGGCCGACGGTGGCGTCGAGGTGGCCGACGACGGGCGCGCGATCCCGGTCGAGATGCATGAGACGGGCCGCCCCACCGTCGAGGTCGTGATGATGGAGCTGCATGCGGGCGGCAAGTTCGACTCGAATGCCTACGCGGTCGCGGGCGGCCTGCACGGCGTCGGCCTGTCCGTGGTGAATGCCCTGTGCCGCCGAGTCGAATTGGAGATCGACCGCGACGGCTACCACTGGACCCAGCACTACACGATGGCCCGGCCGGGCGAACTGGTGCGCGGCGCGCGGACCGACCGCACCGGCAATACGACGCGCTTCTGGCCGGATGCGGAGATCTTCGAGACCACGACCTTCGATTTCGAGACGGTGGCGCGGCGACTACAGGCGACGGCCTTCCTCAACTCGGGCCTGACCATCACCCTCACCGACGAACGGATCGCCGAAAACGACGAGATCCCAACCGAACTGACCTATCACTACCCGGGCGGTCTCGCGGATTTCGTGCGCCACATCAACCGCACCAAGCAGCCGATCCACAACTCGGTAATCGCCTTCTCCGGCAAGGACATCGGTTACGAGCTGGACGTCGCGATGCAGTGGAACTCCGGCTATTCCGAGTCGGTGCACACCTTCGCCAACGTCATCAACACCCACGAGGGCGGCACCCATGAAGAGGGCTTCCGGGCGGCGTTGACCACGGTCGTCAACAAGTACGCCAGAGATAAGAAGCTGCTGAAGGACAGGGACGGCAACCTCACCGGCGACGATATCCGGGAGGGTTTGGCCGCCATCGTGAGCGTGAAAGTCGGTGCGCCGCAGTTCGAGGGCCAGACCAAGACCAAACTCGGCAATACCGAGGTCAAATCGTTCGTGCAGCGGATGTGCAACGAACATCTGACGGACTGGTTCGAAGCCAATCCGGCCGACGCGAAAACTATTATCAACAAAGCGGTTTCGTCGGCGCAGGCGCGCACCGCCGCGCGTAAGGCGCGAGAACTGGTGCGGCGCAAGTCGGCCGGTGATCTCGGCGGACTACCGGGCAAACTGGCCGACTGCCGGTCCAAGGACCCGCACAGGTCCGAGATCTACATCGTCGAGGGCGATTCCGCCGGTGGTTCGGCCAAATCCGGGCGCGATTCGATGTATCAGGCGATCCTGCCGCTGCGCGGCAAAATCATCAACGTCGAACGGTCCCGCATCGATAAAGTGTTGAAAAACAACGAGGTTCAATCGATCATCACCGCGTTCGGCACCGGCATCCACGACGAATTCGATATCAGCAAACTGCGCTACCACAAGATCGTGCTGATGGCCGACGCCGACGTGGACGGCCAGCACATCACCACCCTGCTGCTGACCCTGCTGTTCCGGTTCATGCGGCCCCTCATCGAGCAAGGGCACGTCTACCTGGCGCAGCCGCCCCTCTATAAGCTGAAATGGCAACGCGCGGAACCGGAATACGCCTATTCGGACCGCGAGCGCGACACCCTGCTCGCCACCGGGACGGCGGCCGGCAAGAAGATAAACAAGGACGATGGCGTGCAGCGCTACAAGGGTCTCGGCGAGATGAACGCCAAGGAGCTGTGGGAGACCACCATGGACCCGAGCACCCGCCTACTGCGCCGCGTCACCCTCGACGACGCGGCCGCCGCGGACGAACTGTTCTCCATCCTCATGGGCGAGGACGTCGAAGCACGCCGCGGTTTCATCACCCGCAACGCCAAAGACGTTCGCTTCCTCGACCTTTGA
- a CDS encoding DUF222 domain-containing protein — MFDHNDLSTVDFQAMSDEGLIDALRVAHGSVAVAQAAEVFAARELYRRHRAANAEPGPDGVRAGEFAATEAALALRVDEATAGALIDIGLALEDSLPRTRAAFARGRIDLAQVRVIVDSTRAVAREALDELEPELLATAEHSTPNRLWQAARRWVMRLDPVGAQRRRERRQDDRDVRIRTMRDSMAVFDGLLPAPGAQTVAMRLREMSLQVCAADPRTMPQRRADALVALADGSGRLRCGCGRGARCPNNAVPSEPPRRPLIQIGIPADTLLGMREAPAFLAGYGPIDAALARILAEHARFEVIPERPDGADALAEREVRAMDGMCRFPGCILPAAESDLTNLDAKQISLCSRHLRLKTLADKGKQGWQVEFARHDRLDWRTPTGERHSTVHEGARYLFPHTDIGAPIVEFPSTTIEPDKKADLTHPLHGHVVLHRQLSRIAPDDEIPDNAASSASN, encoded by the coding sequence ATGTTCGATCACAATGATCTCTCGACTGTGGACTTCCAGGCCATGAGTGACGAGGGGCTGATCGATGCCCTTCGCGTGGCACACGGGTCGGTGGCGGTGGCGCAGGCGGCGGAGGTGTTCGCGGCGCGGGAGCTGTACCGGCGGCATCGGGCGGCGAACGCGGAGCCGGGGCCGGATGGGGTGCGGGCGGGCGAATTCGCGGCTACGGAGGCGGCGCTCGCGCTGCGCGTCGACGAGGCGACAGCGGGTGCGCTGATCGATATCGGTTTGGCGCTGGAGGATTCGCTGCCGCGCACGCGGGCGGCGTTCGCGCGCGGGCGAATCGATCTGGCGCAGGTGCGGGTGATCGTCGACAGCACCCGGGCGGTGGCGCGCGAGGCGTTGGACGAGCTCGAACCGGAACTGCTCGCGACGGCTGAGCACAGCACGCCCAATCGGCTGTGGCAGGCGGCGCGGCGCTGGGTGATGCGGCTGGATCCCGTTGGGGCACAACGGCGCCGGGAACGCCGCCAGGACGACCGAGACGTGCGCATCCGCACCATGCGCGACAGTATGGCGGTATTCGACGGCCTGCTACCCGCACCCGGCGCGCAGACGGTGGCGATGCGATTGCGCGAGATGAGCCTGCAGGTGTGCGCGGCCGATCCACGCACCATGCCGCAGCGCCGCGCCGACGCGCTCGTCGCGCTCGCCGACGGCTCCGGTCGATTGCGGTGCGGTTGCGGGCGCGGCGCGCGCTGCCCGAATAACGCCGTGCCGAGCGAACCGCCGCGCAGGCCGCTGATCCAGATCGGAATTCCGGCCGACACCCTGCTCGGCATGCGTGAAGCGCCCGCCTTCCTGGCCGGTTACGGACCGATCGATGCCGCGCTCGCCCGCATCCTCGCCGAACACGCCCGCTTCGAGGTGATTCCGGAACGGCCGGACGGTGCGGACGCGCTAGCCGAGCGCGAGGTGCGCGCGATGGACGGCATGTGCCGCTTCCCCGGCTGCATACTCCCGGCCGCCGAATCGGATCTCACGAACCTCGACGCGAAACAGATATCGCTGTGCTCCCGCCATCTACGCCTGAAAACCTTGGCGGACAAGGGAAAACAAGGTTGGCAGGTGGAGTTCGCCCGCCACGATCGGTTGGACTGGCGCACCCCGACCGGCGAGCGGCACAGCACGGTTCACGAGGGCGCGCGATACCTGTTCCCGCACACCGACATCGGGGCACCGATCGTCGAATTTCCGTCCACGACAATTGAACCGGATAAGAAGGCGGATCTCACGCATCCGTTGCACGGCCACGTCGTGCTGCACCGGCAACTGTCCCGTATCGCGCCCGACGATGAAATCCCGGACAACGCGGCAAGTTCCGCGTCCAATTGA
- a CDS encoding NACHT and WD repeat domain-containing protein, which yields MSTRTTPERIAGSDGRNAFAARLDTLFAAAGNPPVKTILRAANSRLRQGTKPITAQRISDWRRGHRTPATFESVLPVLEVLIAEARRRTAGNPPADTSLFDPARWKAEWRSARAEPIVIDTNREPYRAPASYRPEDADLFFGRDTANRQLRQLISDVEASGSMALVLLLGPQGVGKTSLLAAGLQAAPGSRVPIVMTPGPDPVAALRSALAGASGGRRLLIVEQGEELFTRCTNEALRQQFLGEVAMLAAPGADPPTTVVLAVDTAYLPQLPQYPLLMTTLRHRSMMLDPMSEHELREAIVRPAAIVGLRVEDSLVEVLLKDVGRLAPQHPARLSMLFSVLALIWENRRGRTLTLATYRDLGGVAGIMARRAERWWSRLSDGEREAGRRVLMALTIIGPTSAQRNRLPRKVLIAEAEDPDGAKSVIDRLLEVRILVQYNDDLELVDDLALTIWPRMAEWITEEREFAPARQRIEADAREWANQGRPAELLYVRTRLEDAAELTRRTDSLNKLAREFVTAALSQTGTHARRRKALLVAVAVLAVIALVASALMIAQGAAVSQQRKDAWLGEVIAQSQRMDVSSPGIAAQLALAAYRMNPRNASARIRLLTAQALPLETTSISAHGAPIQALAVGSAGKLAASAGDDGRIRLWDIASGRTVHPVGSGLDGHRGRVESVAFAPDDAQLVSAGEDGAIRLWDIHHPDAVRALGTVDNGTPVNAVVFLPGGHVVAAAGADGALCLLNIEVPQSIQRVGCPIPAHPGAIRSLATAPDAAVLADAGDDGAVRLWSVDDAEHPAPIGTPLDGQGAVQVVEFGPGGILATGTADGAIRIWDVRDPNEPRLIDTEHDRRVPISGLSFTHGGQLLSAADIDGNIELWNTQRRDRVTPVGWEIHGNAGSTRLIHFVGDIQGITAGSDGRIRLWSPPMIFVPILLDGSLATVGFDRDNRILATGMRDGQVTIWDVSAPQLSHVSSAFSAGPPSEAGVRVALRPDGRLLATTTGPDVRLWDLADPAGPTPLGSLPGAGIGAPIAFAPDGSRLVTGMGDRALQIWDVSVPSSPHALGPPLTAPARDIGVAAFDPKNSVVVAAGSDARIHLWDLSDGNRPSEVSLDAHGSTVRALTFAPDGRQLFSADTAGVIRSWDVTNHARPRELDSVHAHTSAVQTLAIDPSGHRLASGGDDQTARLWDISDPTDIRQADVPIYLPVAASVHLRFDPRDPSRILTVTDLASVLGYTDPDDVATHLCASAETHIDEQTWHDLFPSIPYVRPCP from the coding sequence ATGAGTACGCGCACGACACCTGAACGGATCGCCGGCAGCGATGGCCGCAATGCCTTCGCCGCTCGTCTGGACACACTGTTCGCGGCGGCCGGCAACCCGCCGGTGAAAACCATTCTCCGCGCGGCGAACTCACGCCTTCGTCAAGGCACCAAACCCATTACCGCCCAGCGCATCAGCGACTGGCGACGCGGTCACCGCACACCCGCCACCTTCGAATCGGTTCTGCCGGTCCTGGAGGTGCTCATCGCGGAGGCTCGCCGCCGGACCGCCGGTAATCCGCCCGCCGATACTTCCCTGTTCGATCCGGCGCGCTGGAAGGCGGAGTGGCGGTCGGCGCGGGCCGAGCCGATCGTCATCGATACCAACCGCGAACCCTATCGTGCGCCGGCATCGTACCGGCCCGAGGACGCCGATCTGTTCTTCGGCAGGGACACCGCGAATCGCCAACTGCGTCAATTGATTTCCGACGTCGAGGCGAGCGGCTCGATGGCGCTCGTGCTCTTGCTAGGTCCACAGGGCGTCGGCAAGACGTCGTTGCTGGCCGCCGGTCTGCAGGCCGCGCCGGGATCCCGGGTGCCGATCGTCATGACACCCGGTCCGGACCCGGTGGCCGCGTTGCGGTCGGCGCTGGCCGGGGCGTCGGGCGGTCGCCGCCTGCTGATCGTGGAACAGGGGGAGGAGCTGTTCACCCGATGCACGAATGAGGCTCTGCGCCAACAGTTCCTGGGTGAAGTCGCCATGCTCGCCGCGCCGGGCGCGGATCCGCCGACCACCGTTGTCCTGGCCGTCGACACCGCTTATCTTCCGCAACTGCCGCAGTACCCGCTGCTGATGACGACATTGCGGCACCGGTCGATGATGCTCGACCCGATGTCGGAGCACGAACTGCGGGAGGCGATAGTCCGGCCTGCCGCGATCGTCGGTCTGCGGGTGGAAGACAGCCTCGTCGAAGTGCTGCTGAAGGATGTGGGGAGACTCGCCCCGCAACATCCGGCCCGGCTGTCGATGCTGTTCTCCGTACTGGCGCTGATCTGGGAGAACCGACGTGGGCGGACACTGACGCTGGCCACCTACCGCGACCTCGGCGGGGTGGCCGGCATCATGGCGCGCCGCGCCGAACGCTGGTGGTCCCGGCTGAGCGATGGCGAACGCGAGGCCGGTCGGCGCGTGCTGATGGCGTTGACGATCATCGGGCCGACGTCGGCGCAGCGCAACCGGTTGCCGCGGAAGGTGCTGATCGCCGAGGCCGAGGACCCCGACGGCGCGAAATCGGTCATCGACCGGCTGCTCGAGGTTCGAATCCTGGTGCAGTACAACGACGACCTCGAACTGGTCGACGACCTGGCGCTCACCATCTGGCCCCGGATGGCCGAATGGATAACCGAGGAAAGGGAATTCGCACCCGCCCGCCAGCGCATCGAGGCAGATGCCCGGGAGTGGGCGAATCAGGGCAGACCCGCGGAACTGCTGTACGTCAGGACCCGGCTGGAGGACGCGGCCGAGCTGACGCGGCGTACGGATTCACTGAACAAGCTGGCTCGCGAGTTCGTGACCGCGGCGCTGTCGCAGACGGGAACGCATGCGCGACGGCGGAAGGCGCTGCTGGTCGCGGTCGCGGTGCTCGCCGTAATCGCATTGGTGGCCTCGGCGCTGATGATCGCGCAGGGGGCCGCGGTCTCCCAGCAGCGCAAGGACGCATGGCTGGGGGAGGTCATCGCGCAATCGCAACGGATGGACGTCAGCAGCCCCGGAATCGCGGCGCAGCTGGCGTTGGCTGCCTACCGGATGAATCCGCGCAACGCCAGCGCCCGCATTCGTTTGCTGACGGCGCAAGCGCTTCCGTTGGAGACCACCTCGATATCGGCACATGGTGCACCGATCCAGGCACTGGCGGTGGGCTCTGCTGGGAAACTGGCGGCCAGCGCTGGCGATGATGGTCGAATTCGATTGTGGGACATAGCGAGTGGGCGCACCGTCCACCCGGTGGGATCCGGACTCGACGGTCACCGAGGGCGAGTCGAATCGGTCGCATTCGCACCTGATGACGCCCAGTTGGTCAGCGCGGGAGAGGACGGCGCGATCCGGCTCTGGGATATCCATCACCCGGATGCCGTCCGCGCACTCGGCACGGTCGACAACGGAACGCCCGTCAACGCTGTCGTCTTCCTGCCGGGCGGTCACGTCGTGGCCGCGGCCGGCGCCGACGGCGCGCTGTGCTTGCTGAATATCGAGGTGCCGCAATCGATTCAGCGTGTTGGATGCCCAATTCCCGCGCATCCCGGGGCGATTCGGTCGTTGGCGACGGCTCCGGATGCCGCCGTTCTGGCCGACGCCGGGGACGACGGCGCCGTGCGACTGTGGTCGGTCGACGACGCCGAGCACCCGGCGCCCATCGGCACACCGCTGGATGGTCAAGGCGCCGTGCAGGTCGTCGAGTTCGGACCCGGCGGCATACTTGCCACCGGGACCGCCGATGGGGCGATTCGAATCTGGGATGTGCGCGATCCGAACGAGCCGCGCTTGATCGACACCGAACACGATCGCCGGGTACCGATTTCGGGGCTGTCGTTCACCCACGGTGGCCAACTTCTCTCCGCAGCCGATATCGACGGCAATATCGAGCTCTGGAACACGCAGCGTCGCGACCGGGTGACCCCGGTCGGCTGGGAGATCCACGGCAACGCCGGATCGACGCGGTTGATCCATTTCGTCGGCGACATCCAGGGGATCACGGCCGGATCGGACGGGCGGATCCGACTGTGGAGTCCACCGATGATCTTCGTTCCGATCCTGCTGGACGGTTCGCTCGCCACGGTCGGCTTCGACCGTGACAACCGGATTCTGGCCACGGGAATGCGGGATGGACAGGTCACGATCTGGGACGTGTCCGCTCCACAGCTCAGCCATGTGTCGAGCGCGTTCTCCGCGGGACCGCCCAGCGAGGCCGGGGTGCGGGTGGCGCTACGCCCGGACGGCCGGCTGCTGGCGACGACGACCGGTCCCGATGTGCGGCTGTGGGATCTGGCCGATCCCGCCGGACCCACGCCGCTGGGTTCACTACCCGGTGCGGGGATCGGCGCTCCGATCGCGTTCGCGCCGGACGGCAGCCGCCTGGTCACGGGGATGGGTGACCGCGCATTGCAGATCTGGGATGTGTCGGTCCCCTCGAGTCCGCATGCACTGGGACCGCCATTGACCGCGCCGGCCCGCGATATCGGCGTTGCCGCATTCGATCCGAAGAATTCGGTGGTGGTCGCGGCCGGCAGCGATGCGCGAATCCACCTGTGGGACTTGTCCGATGGGAACAGACCGTCGGAGGTCTCCCTGGACGCGCACGGATCCACTGTGCGGGCGCTGACTTTCGCCCCCGACGGCCGACAGCTGTTCAGCGCCGACACCGCCGGAGTGATCCGATCGTGGGACGTGACGAACCACGCGCGCCCGCGCGAATTGGATTCCGTGCACGCACACACAAGTGCGGTGCAGACACTGGCGATAGACCCGTCGGGTCATCGGCTGGCCTCCGGTGGTGACGACCAGACCGCCCGATTGTGGGATATCTCCGACCCCACCGACATCAGGCAGGCGGACGTCCCGATCTACCTTCCTGTCGCGGCGTCGGTGCACCTACGTTTCGATCCGCGTGACCCGTCGCGCATCCTCACCGTCACCGACCTCGCCTCGGTACTGGGATACACCGATCCGGATGACGTGGCGACGCACCTGTGCGCCTCGGCCGAGACCCACATCGACGAACAAACCTGGCACGACCTGTTCCCCTCCATACCGTATGTCCGTCCCTGCCCTTGA
- a CDS encoding flavin monoamine oxidase family protein, protein MAAQDQVSSRVVDVVVVGAGLAGLTAARQVAAAGRSVVVLEARDRVGGRTVNHDLGDGRVTELGGQYVGPTQGHVLALAEELGVGTFKASTGGEDVYVHKGKAKRYTGALPPDLAAAADLLVTMARIDRQVRKISPDEPWKADNAREWDGQTLESWLRKLKITDNAIELMDVFLNIIYGGDARDASLLFSLWYFAMFGDEHTPGRLTRGLAAEGGAQDSRFIGGSQILSIRMSEQLDGCVRLGAPVRRIAQQGNHVTVDSDAGNWQASRVIVAVPPVLASRIVWEPLLPSQQDQLLQRLPFGTLMKVEAIYPEPFWRADGLSGTALLRDGTPIQSMFDNTPPDGAPGVLMGFIGGREWRKWAPRPARERRDAVLRCFAQVVGPRAADTIDYVEQDWAAEQWTLGGPTSVAAPGVLTGYGDWLGRPFGRVHWAGAETARHWNGYMDGAVSSGKRAAQEVLEQL, encoded by the coding sequence ATGGCTGCACAAGATCAGGTATCGAGCCGTGTCGTGGATGTGGTGGTGGTCGGTGCCGGTCTGGCCGGGCTCACCGCCGCCCGGCAGGTGGCCGCGGCGGGTCGATCCGTCGTCGTGCTCGAGGCCCGCGATCGGGTTGGGGGTCGTACCGTGAATCACGATCTGGGCGATGGCCGGGTCACCGAACTCGGCGGGCAGTACGTCGGCCCGACTCAAGGTCATGTCCTCGCCCTCGCCGAGGAACTGGGGGTGGGCACGTTCAAAGCCAGTACGGGCGGCGAGGACGTCTATGTCCACAAGGGCAAAGCCAAGCGTTATACCGGCGCGCTCCCACCGGACCTGGCAGCCGCCGCGGATCTCCTGGTCACGATGGCCCGGATCGACCGGCAGGTGCGAAAGATCTCACCGGATGAGCCGTGGAAGGCCGACAACGCACGTGAGTGGGATGGTCAGACGTTGGAGTCGTGGCTGCGCAAGCTGAAGATCACCGACAATGCCATCGAGCTGATGGATGTTTTCCTCAACATCATCTACGGCGGCGATGCGCGCGATGCGTCGCTGCTGTTCAGTCTCTGGTACTTCGCGATGTTCGGTGACGAACACACGCCCGGGCGATTGACGCGAGGCCTGGCGGCCGAAGGCGGCGCACAGGACAGCCGATTCATCGGTGGTTCCCAGATCCTGTCGATCAGGATGTCCGAGCAACTCGACGGGTGCGTCCGGCTGGGCGCCCCGGTACGACGCATCGCTCAGCAAGGCAACCACGTCACCGTCGACTCCGATGCCGGCAACTGGCAGGCATCTCGGGTGATAGTGGCAGTTCCGCCGGTGTTGGCCAGCCGGATCGTGTGGGAGCCGCTGCTGCCGTCGCAGCAGGATCAGCTGTTGCAACGGCTGCCGTTCGGCACGCTCATGAAGGTCGAGGCGATCTACCCGGAGCCGTTCTGGCGCGCGGATGGACTGTCCGGCACGGCCTTGCTACGCGATGGCACCCCGATCCAGTCGATGTTCGACAACACCCCGCCTGACGGTGCGCCGGGCGTGCTCATGGGCTTCATCGGGGGCCGGGAATGGCGCAAGTGGGCGCCTCGCCCGGCCCGCGAACGGCGCGACGCGGTGCTGCGCTGCTTCGCCCAGGTCGTTGGCCCGAGGGCCGCCGACACGATCGACTACGTGGAACAGGACTGGGCTGCCGAACAGTGGACTCTGGGTGGGCCCACCTCGGTCGCAGCGCCCGGCGTGCTCACCGGCTACGGCGACTGGCTCGGTCGGCCGTTCGGCCGAGTGCACTGGGCGGGCGCCGAAACAGCCCGGCATTGGAACGGTTACATGGACGGTGCCGTCAGCTCCGGCAAGCGAGCCGCCCAGGAGGTCCTCGAACAACTCTGA
- a CDS encoding PadR family transcriptional regulator — MLDYVILGTLALHPMSGYDLGKRMDGPGRFIGYRVGLPQIYRTLAKLTDRGLVAFDVDPRDGRPAAKVYRLTAPGQQALLEWAHSPYEPAPRPMDPDFMLRFLFAGILGHDIAIGILRTELEYRRAQRHDPMSIDELVADNDPIADIDPAWAAHIMHTAHEYGRSSMTAYIAWLEATLAEFENSHPAATSAS, encoded by the coding sequence ATGCTCGACTACGTGATCCTCGGAACGCTCGCGCTACATCCCATGTCGGGCTACGACCTGGGCAAACGAATGGACGGACCGGGCCGGTTCATCGGTTACCGAGTCGGCCTGCCACAGATCTATCGCACCCTGGCCAAGCTCACCGATCGCGGTCTGGTCGCATTCGATGTCGACCCACGCGATGGCCGACCCGCCGCCAAGGTGTATCGGCTCACTGCTCCGGGCCAACAAGCGCTGCTGGAGTGGGCCCACTCGCCGTATGAACCCGCACCGAGACCGATGGACCCCGATTTCATGCTCCGCTTCTTGTTCGCCGGAATCCTCGGCCACGACATCGCCATTGGAATCTTGCGGACGGAACTCGAATACCGACGCGCGCAACGACACGATCCCATGTCCATCGACGAACTCGTCGCCGATAACGACCCCATCGCCGACATCGACCCAGCCTGGGCCGCCCACATCATGCATACCGCACACGAATACGGCCGCTCGTCCATGACCGCCTACATCGCCTGGCTCGAAGCCACCCTCGCCGAGTTCGAAAACAGCCATCCGGCAGCGACTTCCGCGAGCTGA
- a CDS encoding 2OG-Fe(II) oxygenase, with translation MSIDGTEAHTVPWSWNGVAPLSIAVPMCHFEGFLGEAEADRVLDCAMATQTRFTPSMILDGGLVENRDIRRSRSIELPMPSLEQAVLRVLPLVEEILGVVIDPSRGLEYHFTAHNDGDFYRPHIDVRDGGTERALTFVYYLHRTPRAFSGGALRIFDTGVREGRAVDSAAYRDIEPQHDTVVFFPATARHEVRPVSCPSGEFVDSRFAFNGWVHPPSSSAWSGSELTKG, from the coding sequence TTGAGTATCGACGGCACCGAGGCACACACGGTGCCATGGTCATGGAACGGTGTTGCTCCGCTGTCGATCGCGGTGCCGATGTGTCACTTCGAAGGGTTTCTCGGCGAGGCCGAGGCCGATCGTGTCCTGGATTGCGCCATGGCCACCCAGACGCGGTTCACACCGTCCATGATCCTCGATGGTGGCCTGGTGGAGAACCGCGATATCCGTCGTTCGCGCAGTATCGAGCTACCGATGCCGAGCCTGGAGCAGGCCGTGCTGAGAGTACTTCCCCTTGTCGAAGAGATCTTGGGGGTCGTCATCGACCCGTCGCGGGGTCTGGAGTACCACTTCACTGCCCACAATGACGGCGATTTCTACCGGCCACACATCGATGTGCGCGATGGCGGCACGGAGCGAGCCTTGACATTCGTGTACTACCTGCACCGCACTCCTCGTGCGTTCTCTGGAGGAGCGTTGCGCATATTCGATACCGGTGTCCGTGAAGGGCGAGCCGTGGATTCGGCAGCCTACCGTGACATCGAGCCCCAGCACGACACCGTCGTGTTCTTTCCAGCGACCGCCCGCCATGAGGTGCGGCCGGTGAGTTGCCCGAGCGGTGAATTCGTCGATAGCCGTTTCGCTTTCAACGGTTGGGTCCACCCACCGTCTTCCTCTGCCTGGAGCGGAAGCGAACTCACGAAAGGATAG
- the mraY gene encoding phospho-N-acetylmuramoyl-pentapeptide-transferase, with the protein MRQILFAVAIALTVSITLTPLLVRLFNRAKMGQEIRAEGPASHHAKRGTPTMGGIAILAGMWSGYLGSHLIGVRYDAPGVTASGLLVLGLATAMGLVGFLDDFIKLYKQRNLGLTAKGKYIGQFGAAIIFGILALRFPDSTGLTPASRHISIIRDLSWLSLIPVLFVLWVCFLVAAWSNAVNITDGLDGLAAGSMALTLGAYVLITFWQYVNACTTRPGAGCYTVRDPLDLALICAATAAACVGFLWWNAAPAKIFMGDTGSLALGGLLAGLSITTRTELLMVVIGALFCAEILSVLLQIVVFRKTGRRLFRIAPMHHHFELSSWPETTVSIRFWLLAGLSAAAGLMLFYGEHLSVTG; encoded by the coding sequence ATGAGACAGATCCTGTTTGCGGTAGCGATTGCCTTGACGGTGTCGATCACGTTGACACCGTTGCTGGTTCGCTTGTTCAACCGAGCGAAAATGGGCCAGGAGATCCGCGCGGAAGGCCCCGCAAGCCACCACGCAAAACGGGGCACACCCACCATGGGCGGTATCGCCATCCTCGCCGGGATGTGGTCCGGCTACCTCGGGTCACACCTGATCGGCGTACGCTACGACGCGCCGGGCGTGACGGCATCAGGGCTGCTGGTGCTCGGTTTGGCCACGGCGATGGGTCTGGTCGGCTTCCTGGACGACTTCATCAAGCTGTACAAGCAACGCAACCTCGGGCTCACCGCGAAGGGCAAGTACATCGGCCAGTTCGGTGCGGCAATCATTTTCGGCATCCTCGCACTGCGATTTCCTGACAGCACCGGACTGACCCCGGCCAGTCGCCACATCTCGATCATTCGCGATCTGAGCTGGTTGTCGTTGATCCCGGTGCTGTTCGTACTGTGGGTCTGTTTCCTGGTGGCCGCCTGGTCGAACGCCGTGAATATCACCGATGGACTGGACGGCCTCGCCGCAGGATCGATGGCACTGACCTTGGGTGCCTACGTGTTGATCACGTTCTGGCAGTACGTCAACGCCTGCACCACTCGCCCCGGCGCAGGCTGCTACACCGTGCGCGATCCGCTGGACCTGGCACTGATCTGCGCAGCGACAGCAGCGGCTTGCGTGGGCTTCCTGTGGTGGAACGCGGCACCAGCGAAGATCTTCATGGGCGACACCGGATCTCTCGCCTTGGGCGGACTGCTCGCCGGACTGTCGATCACGACCCGGACCGAACTGCTGATGGTGGTCATCGGTGCCTTGTTCTGCGCGGAGATCCTCTCGGTGCTGTTGCAGATCGTGGTGTTCCGCAAAACCGGTCGTCGGTTGTTTCGCATCGCGCCGATGCACCACCACTTCGAACTCAGCAGCTGGCCCGAGACCACCGTCTCCATCCGGTTCTGGCTCCTCGCCGGACTGTCCGCGGCCGCCGGACTGATGCTGTTCTACGGTGAGCACCTCTCCGTGACCGGCTGA